The DNA window GGCGGCCAGGCGACCACGACCAAGCCTCCCGAGGCGCCGTCCGCGACGAAGCCCGCCGCCCAGGCGCTCACCAGCCAGAGCGCGCAGCCCGCCCGCGACGTCGCCGCGCACGCGACGCCGACCCTCGACGAGCTGCCGGGGTTCAAGGCGCAGGCCGACTCGCTCACCGAGTGGTTCGACCTGGGGTTCCATCACCGCGACGTCCTCGATCTGCTCGGCAGCCGCGCGCAGCTCGGCGTGCTGGTGAGCGGTCCTCCGGGGGTCGGCAAGGCGACGCTGGTCCGCGCCGTCGCCGCGCACGTCGGCGCGGGGGTCGTCGAGCTGTCGGCGCCGACGATCGCCGCCATCGAGGCGGCCGCGGCCGCCGACACGCTGCGTGCGGCGGTCGCGCAGGCCGAGAGCCAGGCACCCACGATCCTGCTGGTGCAGGACGTCGAGGCGCTGGCGCCCCGGGAGGACGCCGACCCGATCTCGCGGACCTTCATCGACCTGATCGCCAAGACCGTCGAGGCCGGCTCGGTGGCGGTGGTGTGCACCACGGCGCGGCCGGAGGAGGTCTCCACCGAGCTGTCCCGCCCAGGCCTCCTGGACCACCAGCTCAGCCTCCCGTTGCCGGACCGGCCGACCCGCAAGGCGATCCTGGAGGCGATCCTGCGGCCGGTGCCGCTGGCCGAGGACGTCAGCCTCGACGACATCGCCGGCCGCACGCCGGGGTTCGTGGCCGCCGACCTGCTCGCGCTGCGCCGGGAGGCGTCGGTGCGCGCGGCGCTGCGCCAGAAGGGCGCCGACAAGCCGACGCTCGGGCAGGGCGACCTGCTCGGCGCACTCGACGTCGTCCGGCCGACGGCGATGGCCGACTCGACCCTCGAGGTCGCGCGAGTCACCCTCGACGACGTCGGCGACATGGCCGAGACCAAGAAGGCGCTCACCGAGGCGGTGCTGTGGCCACTGCAGTACCCCGACACCTACCAGCGGCTCGGCATCAGCCCGCCGCGCGGCGTCCTGCTCTACGGGCCACCCGGCTGCGGCAAGACGTTCCTCGTCAAGGCGATCGCCGGCTCCGGGCAGACCAACGTGATGAGCGTGAAGGGCGCCGAGCTGCTCAACAAGTGGGTCGGTGAGTCCGAGCGGGCCGTCCGCGAGCTGTTCCGCCGCGCCCGGCAGGCCGCGCCGACGCTGATCTTCATGGACGAGGTCGACGCGCTCGCCCCGCCGCGCGGCCAGGGCACCGACGGCGGCACCACCGACCGCGTCGTCGCCTCGCTGCTCACCGAGCTCGACGGTGTCGAGGCGCTCAACAACGTGTTCGTCATCGGCGCCACCAACCGGCCCGACCTGGTCGACCCGGCGATGCTGCGCCCCGGTCGCCTCGACAAGATGATCTACGTCCCGCCGCCGGACGCCGAGGCGCGGGCGGCCATCCTCAAGGCCTCCGCGCGGCACACGCCGGTCACCGCCGGCGTCGACTTCGACGCGCTGGCGCAGCGCCTCGACGGGTACTCCTCGGCCGACTGCGCCGCGCTGGTCCGCGAGGCCGCGCTGGTGGCGATGCGCCGCGACCTGGACGCGCCGAAGGTGACGAAGGCCGACTTCGAGCAGGCCACCAAGAACGTCAAGGCCTCCCTGGATCCCGAGCAGGTGGCGTGGCTCGAGCGGTTCGCCGACCAGCGGGAGCTGACCTAGCCGATCAGGCTCAGGGCGTCCAGTCTCCGGTCATGACGACGACGACCCCGCTGTACTTGAACCCAGCGGGCGCCTCCGCGGCGGTGAGCTTGGGGAACGCCTTCACGAGGTCCTGGGCGGCGGCGTGCGCCGCCTCGTCACCGGCCGGGTAGTACACGGTGGAGCTCTTCGGGGCGTCCGAGCCCGACAGGTTGCCGGTCTGGGTGACCTGCCAGCCCTCCTTCTCGAACGCGGCCTTGCCCTTGGCCGCCAGGCCGCCGGTGCTGCTGGCGTTGAGCACGGTCAGCGGCGCCTTGGCATCGGCCGGCTTCGAGGCGCCCGAGGAGCCGCTCGCGCTGCCGGACGTCGCGCCGGCGGACTGGGCCGCGTCGGAGGCGCCCTTGCTCGGGCCGGTGGCGCCGAGCTTGCCGGTCAGCGCGAGCACCGCGAGGACGATCAGCACGATCCCGATGACGGCGGCGACGGCGCCGCCGATGCGGCGACGCCGGACGTCGGCAGCGGTCAGCATCGGCGCTACTGCGGTTCGATGCCGAGGCGGCGGGCCGAGCGGGCTCGCTGGCGGGTGGCGCGCAGCCGGCGCAGCCGCTTGACCAGCATCGGGTCGGCGGCGAGCGCCTCCGGCCGGTCGATGAGCGCGTTCAGCACCTGGTAGTAGCGCGTGCCGGAGAGCCCGAACAGCTCCTTGACGGCCTGCTCCTTGGCGCCGGCGTACTTCCACCACTGCCGCTCGAAGGCGAGGATGTCGCGCTCGCGCCGGGTCAGCCCGTCGACGACCTCGTCGGAGTCGTCGCCCGTCTGCAGAGCCTGCGCGATGTCCATGCCTCGTCCTTGCCTCGGGAGCGTCACGCGGTAAACGACACGCGTGTGATTCCGGGCTTCATTGTGCCATGCGCGGCCGCGGCGGGCGGCACGCCACCGGGGCGTTGCGGCCGATTTCCGGCGCCCCGCCCGCTAGATCGCCTCAGGCGTCACAGCCATCTCATCGGCCCGGGTGCGGCGCTCCCGATGGGCGTTGTGCAGCGCGTCGACGGAGAACACGATCAGCGCCGCCCACACGATCGCGAACCCGGTCCAGCGGGCCGCGGACATCGGCTCGCCGAACACCACCACGCCCAGCAGGAACTGCATCGTCGGGGTGATGTACTGCATCAGACCGAGGGTCGACAGCGGGATGGACTGCGCCGAGACCGCGAACAGCACGAGCGGGACGGCGGTGACGAGCCCCATCAGCACGATGAGCACGACGTGCAGCGCACCGTGGTGGCCGAACGTCGACGTGCCGGTGCTCATCAGGTACGCGAGGAACGCGACCGACGCGGGGAGCAGGATCAGCGCCTCGACCATCAGCCCGGACAGCGGCGGGGTCGGGCTGATCTTCTTCAGCAGGCCGTAGACGCCGAAGGAGGCCGCGAGCGACAGGCCGAGCCACGGGAACTGCCCGACCTCGATGGTCAGCACGATGACGGCCACGGCGGCGATGGCGATCGCCGCCCACTGCAGCGGTCGCAGCCGCTCGGAGAAGAACCACACCCCGAGCAGCACGCTGACCAGCGGGTTGACGTAGTAGCCGAGAGACACCTCGACCGTGCGTCCGACGTTCACCCCGTAGATGAACATCCCCCAGTTCACGCCGATCGCGATCGACGCGGCGACCAGCACCAGGGCGGTCCGCCGGTCGCGGAAGGCGGCGAGCACCTCGTGCCAGCGCCGGATGACCAGCAGCACCAGCGCCACCCACACGACCGCCCACACGACGCGGTGCGCCAGCAGCTCGAACGGCGTGGAGGGCGCCAGCGACCGCCAGTACAGCGGGAACAGCCCCCAGATGACCCAGGCCGCGAGGCCGGCGAGCAGCCCCCGCCGTTCCTCAGTCATCCAGCGCGTCCAGCGCGGTGCGCAGGTCGGCCCAGATGTCCTCGACGTCCTCGATGCCGACGCTCACCCGGATCAGCCCGGTGAGCGTGCCCTCGTTCCAGCGGTTGCGCCGCTCGGCGGTGGTCTCGACGCCGCCGAGGCTGGTGGCCATCACGACGAGCCGGGTGCCGGCGAGCACCCGGTCGGCGGCGTCCTCGCTCGCCACGCAGAACGACAGCATCGCGCCGTACCCGCTCATCTGCCGCGTCGCGAGGTCGTGCCCCGGATCGTCGGGCAGGCCGGGGTAGCAGACCCGCGTCACGGCCGGATGCTGCGCGAGCCGCTCCGCGAGCACGCCGGCGGACGCCTCCGCCCGGTCCAGGCGCACCGCGAGGGTGCGCAGGCCGCGCAGCGCGAGAAAGCTCTCGAGTGCGCCCGGCACCGCGCCGTGCAGCTGCCGCCGGCGCGCGACCGGCGCCAGCGCGGCCTCGTCGCGCCCGACGACGACGCCCATCAGCAGGTCGGAGTGCCCGCCGATGTACTTGGTCGCCGAGTGCACGACGTACGTCGCGCCCAGCTCCAGCGGCCGCAGCCGCAGCGGCGTGGCGAACGTCGAGTCGACGACCATCGGGACGCCGTGCCGCTGTGCGAGCCGGCCCAGCTCCTCGACGTCGAGGACCTGGATCAGCGGGTTGCTGGGCGTCTCGATCCACAGCAGGTCCGCGCCCGGCAGCGCCGCCTCGACGGCCGCCGGATCGAGCGCGTCGACGCGCACGTCACGCAGCCGGCCGGCCTGCTGCAGGTCGCCGAGCAGCGACCGTACGCCGTGGTAGAGGTTGTCGGCGGTCAGCACGGTGCCCCCGAGCGGCACGGTCTCCACGATCGCCGCCGCGGCCGCCATGCCGCTGGCGAAGGACAGCGCGGCGCCGCCCTCCAGCGCGCCGATCGCGACCTCGAAGGCGTGGTGGGAGCCGGTGCCGAACCGCGCGTAGTCGGTGCCGCCCTCCCGGAACGTCGAGGCCAGCACCGGCGGCTGGTTCAGCGGCGCGCCCGGGCCCTCGGGGCGGCCGAGCGCGACGGCGCGGGTCTGCAGCGTCCAGTTCACGGAAGAGTCGGTCACCGGGCCACGATATTCCTCCGGCTCAGACGATCGGCAGCCGCAGCGCCCCGACCGCGCCCTCCGGCACGACGGGGTGCCGCGGCGGCACCGGTGGCAGTGGGCGGTACGCCGAGCCGAGCGGTGGCCGGGTGTCGCGCTCGCCGTTGTTCGGCCACAGCGCGCACGCCCGCTCGGCCTGCGCGGTGATGGTCAGCGACGGGTTCACCCCGAGATTGGCCGACACGGTCGAGCCGTCCACGACGTGCAGGCCCGGGACGCCGTACGCGCGGTGGTATGGATCGACGACCCCCGTACGGGGCGAGTCGCCGATCACCGCCCCGCCCAGGAAGTGGGCGGTGAGCGGCCGTCCGAGGACCTCGCCCCAGTTGCCGCCGGCGTCGCCGCCCATCTTCCGGGCGAGGATCCGCGCGGCGGTGTTGCCCTCGGGGATCCAGTCGGGGTTGGGCTCGCCGTGCCCCTGGGTGGAGCGCAGCCGGAAGCGGCTGAAGCGGTCTCGCTCGCCGCGCACGGTGATCGAGTTGTCCAGGCTCTGCATGACCAGCGCGATGACGGTGCGCTGCGACCAGCCGCGACCGCGCAGCAGCCGGCCCGCGAGCCGCGGGTCGGCGGCGAGGGCGCGCAGGACCTTCCGGACCCGGCTCCCGGGTCCGCCGTCGGTGAGCGCGGTCTGCAGCAACCGCATCGCGTTGCTGCCCCGGCCGTATCGAACGGGTTCGATATGCGTGTGCTCGTTGGGGTGGATCGACGACGTGATCGCGACGCCCTCGGTGTAGTCCACGTCGTCGCCGCGGCTCGTGGCGCCCAGCAACGCCTCCGAGTTGGTGCGGGTGAGCTCGCCGAGCCGGTCGGAGAGCCCCGGCAGCAGGCCGTCGTGCTTCATCCGGTGCAGCAGCGACTGGGTGCCGTACGTGCCTGCGGCGAGGATCACCTCGCGGGCGGTGAGCCGGTGGACGGCGTCCGCCCGTCGGCCGGTGCGCACGACGTCCACCGCGAACCCGTCGCCGAGCGGCCGGATCGTCCTCACCGTGGACATGGGCAGCACTCGCGCCCCCGCCTTCTCGGCGAGGTGGAGGTAGTTCTTAACGAGGGTGTTCTTGGCGTTGTGCCGGCAGCCGGTCATGCACTCGCCGCAGTGCGTGCAGGCCCGGCGGGCCGGTCCGGCGCCGCCGAAGTAGGGATCGTCGGCCAGCTCGCCGGGCCCCACGCCGGGTCCGCCGAAGAACACTCCCACCGGCGCCTGCTGGAAGGTGTCGCCGACGCCCAGCTCGTCGGCGACCTCCTTCATCCGCTCGTCGGCGGGGGTCATCCGCGCGTACCGCACCACCCCGAGCATCCGCTTGGCCTGGTCGTAGTACGGCGCGAGCTCGGCCTTCCAATCGGTGATGTGCGCCCACTGCGGGTCGCGGTAGAACGCCTCGAGCGGCTCGTAGAGGGTGTTCGCGTAGACCAGCGACC is part of the Cumulibacter manganitolerans genome and encodes:
- a CDS encoding AAA family ATPase; amino-acid sequence: MADQTLTLTARLTAAVLDARRGIVRMHRDVMAALDLAPWDPVLLEGSRATGAIVAEGGPDVPPGILLCDDLALGNAGLQDGTAIRVSKLPLVEARSVELIGSENVTRIISPDLLRRALLGKMVTTGDDISLLPLDGAAHEGTDGGDLASARRRLQVAMGMQWTTTLVEVADTGSPTPVLVTGATTVAWRGGAAAPGWQHSATTPPTSRTPQPHSDLFAVTPAPARPMPPTTADRMLGGGQATTTKPPEAPSATKPAAQALTSQSAQPARDVAAHATPTLDELPGFKAQADSLTEWFDLGFHHRDVLDLLGSRAQLGVLVSGPPGVGKATLVRAVAAHVGAGVVELSAPTIAAIEAAAAADTLRAAVAQAESQAPTILLVQDVEALAPREDADPISRTFIDLIAKTVEAGSVAVVCTTARPEEVSTELSRPGLLDHQLSLPLPDRPTRKAILEAILRPVPLAEDVSLDDIAGRTPGFVAADLLALRREASVRAALRQKGADKPTLGQGDLLGALDVVRPTAMADSTLEVARVTLDDVGDMAETKKALTEAVLWPLQYPDTYQRLGISPPRGVLLYGPPGCGKTFLVKAIAGSGQTNVMSVKGAELLNKWVGESERAVRELFRRARQAAPTLIFMDEVDALAPPRGQGTDGGTTDRVVASLLTELDGVEALNNVFVIGATNRPDLVDPAMLRPGRLDKMIYVPPPDAEARAAILKASARHTPVTAGVDFDALAQRLDGYSSADCAALVREAALVAMRRDLDAPKVTKADFEQATKNVKASLDPEQVAWLERFADQRELT
- a CDS encoding LytR C-terminal domain-containing protein, translating into MLTAADVRRRRIGGAVAAVIGIVLIVLAVLALTGKLGATGPSKGASDAAQSAGATSGSASGSSGASKPADAKAPLTVLNASSTGGLAAKGKAAFEKEGWQVTQTGNLSGSDAPKSSTVYYPAGDEAAHAAAQDLVKAFPKLTAAEAPAGFKYSGVVVVMTGDWTP
- a CDS encoding DUF3263 domain-containing protein, with translation MDIAQALQTGDDSDEVVDGLTRRERDILAFERQWWKYAGAKEQAVKELFGLSGTRYYQVLNALIDRPEALAADPMLVKRLRRLRATRQRARSARRLGIEPQ
- the rarD gene encoding EamA family transporter RarD, coding for MTEERRGLLAGLAAWVIWGLFPLYWRSLAPSTPFELLAHRVVWAVVWVALVLLVIRRWHEVLAAFRDRRTALVLVAASIAIGVNWGMFIYGVNVGRTVEVSLGYYVNPLVSVLLGVWFFSERLRPLQWAAIAIAAVAVIVLTIEVGQFPWLGLSLAASFGVYGLLKKISPTPPLSGLMVEALILLPASVAFLAYLMSTGTSTFGHHGALHVVLIVLMGLVTAVPLVLFAVSAQSIPLSTLGLMQYITPTMQFLLGVVVFGEPMSAARWTGFAIVWAALIVFSVDALHNAHRERRTRADEMAVTPEAI
- a CDS encoding trans-sulfuration enzyme family protein — protein: MTDSSVNWTLQTRAVALGRPEGPGAPLNQPPVLASTFREGGTDYARFGTGSHHAFEVAIGALEGGAALSFASGMAAAAAIVETVPLGGTVLTADNLYHGVRSLLGDLQQAGRLRDVRVDALDPAAVEAALPGADLLWIETPSNPLIQVLDVEELGRLAQRHGVPMVVDSTFATPLRLRPLELGATYVVHSATKYIGGHSDLLMGVVVGRDEAALAPVARRRQLHGAVPGALESFLALRGLRTLAVRLDRAEASAGVLAERLAQHPAVTRVCYPGLPDDPGHDLATRQMSGYGAMLSFCVASEDAADRVLAGTRLVVMATSLGGVETTAERRNRWNEGTLTGLIRVSVGIEDVEDIWADLRTALDALDD
- a CDS encoding GMC oxidoreductase gives rise to the protein MIVDYDVLVVGSGFGGSVSALRLTEKGYRVAVLEAGKRFVDDPADARDADTSPYAETSWQARRFLWAPRLGCYGIQRIHALDNVLILAGAGVGGGSLVYANTLYEPLEAFYRDPQWAHITDWKAELAPYYDQAKRMLGVVRYARMTPADERMKEVADELGVGDTFQQAPVGVFFGGPGVGPGELADDPYFGGAGPARRACTHCGECMTGCRHNAKNTLVKNYLHLAEKAGARVLPMSTVRTIRPLGDGFAVDVVRTGRRADAVHRLTAREVILAAGTYGTQSLLHRMKHDGLLPGLSDRLGELTRTNSEALLGATSRGDDVDYTEGVAITSSIHPNEHTHIEPVRYGRGSNAMRLLQTALTDGGPGSRVRKVLRALAADPRLAGRLLRGRGWSQRTVIALVMQSLDNSITVRGERDRFSRFRLRSTQGHGEPNPDWIPEGNTAARILARKMGGDAGGNWGEVLGRPLTAHFLGGAVIGDSPRTGVVDPYHRAYGVPGLHVVDGSTVSANLGVNPSLTITAQAERACALWPNNGERDTRPPLGSAYRPLPPVPPRHPVVPEGAVGALRLPIV